One Ranitomeya variabilis isolate aRanVar5 chromosome 4, aRanVar5.hap1, whole genome shotgun sequence genomic window, ttttatggcgacaaagctatatagatATAGCCACacacaaatacagtggggcaaaaaagtatttagtcagtcagcaatagtgcaagttccaccacttaaaaagatgagaggcgtctgtaatttacatcataggtagacctcaactatgggagacaaactgagacaaaaaaatccagaaaatcacattgtctgtttttttaacattttatttgcatattatggtggaaaataagtatttggtcagaaacaaaatttcatctcaatactttgtaatatatcctttgttggcaatgacagaggtcaaacgttttctgtaagtcttcacaaggttgccacacactgttgttggtatgttggcccattcccccatgcagatctcctctagagcagtgatgtttttggcttttcgcttggcaacacggactttcaactccctccaaaggttttctatagggttgagatctggagactggctaggccactccaggaccttgaaatgcttcttacgaagccactccttcgttgccctggtggtgtgctttggatcattgtcatgttgaaagacccagccacgtttcatcttcaatgcccttgctgatggaaggaggtttgcactcaaaatctcacgatacatggccccattcattctttcatgaacccggatcagtcatcctggcctctttgcagagaaacagccccaaagcatgatgtttccaccagcatgctttacagtaggtatggtgtttgaaggatgcaactcagtattctttttcctccaaacacgacaagttgtgtttctaccaaacagttccagtttggtttcatcagaccataggacattctcccaaaactcctctggatcatccaaatgctctctagcaaacttcagacgggcccggacatgtactggcttaagcagtgggacacgtctggcactgcaggatctgagtccatggtggcgtagtgtgttacttatggtaggccttgttacattggtcccagctctctgcagttcattcactaggtccccccgtgtggttctgggatttttgctcaccgttcttgtgatcattctgaccccacggggtgggattttgtgtggagccccagatcgagggagattatcagtggtcttgtatgtcttccattttctaattattgctcccactgttgatttcttcactccaagctggttggctattgcagattcagtcttcccagcctggtgcagggctacaattttgtttctggtgtcctttgacagctctttggtcttcaccatagtggagtttggagtcagactgtttgagggtgtgcacaggtgtctttttatactgataacaagtttaaacaggtgccattaatacaggtaatgaggggaggaaagaggagactcttaaagaagaagttacaggtctgtgagagccagaaatcttgattgtttgtttctgaccaaacacttattttccaccataatatgcaaataaaatgttagaaaaacagacaatgtgattttctggatttttttttctcagtttgtctcccatagttgaggtctacctatgatgtaaattacagacgcctctcatctttttaagtggtggaacttgcactattgctgactgactaaatacttttttgccccactgtacatgtttatatattacataccgtatatactcgagtataatctgacccgagtataagccgaggcacctaattttgcctcaaaaaactgggtaagcttatcgactcgagtataagccgggtatgtattgttccCTGATCACTGTCCATCATGTGTGGCTTCCcgttttatgcatggctcccccctcccatcttgtatgcttgGCACTGCTCCCCCCTTCCATCTTGTTTgtttggctctgctcccccctcccatccttgaatgcgtggctctgctcctccctcacatccttgtatgcatggctcagttgACCccaggctttaaaaaaaaaacccttgctcaggtgccgccccccgcatcctggcgccctaggcacgtgccctcacgtgcctagtggcaaatatggccctggctATCAGTGGCTAACGCGGGTGTGCTAGTGTCATCTATGTTtggtgatggaatggtctgcgggcatcatgttaggtttgcagagcccctgatgtgcctgaacagtagaaaccccccgaagtgaccccattttgggaactagaccccccaaggaacttatctagatgtgtggtgagcactttgaactcccaagtggttcgcagaattttacaacgtagagccgtgaaaataaaaaataaattttgttccccacaaaaataaatgtttagcccccaattttttattttccaaagggtaacaggaaaaattagacccccaaagttgtgcaatttttccagagtacgcttatgccccatatgtttgggtaaaccactgtttgggcgcacaatggggctcggaagggagggagcaccgtttgactttttgaacacaagattggctgaaataaatggtggagccatgtctcgtttgggaccccctgatgtgcctaaacagtggaaacccctcaattctaactccaacacacccctaaccctaatcccaaccctaaccataaacctaatcacaaccctaaccccaacacacccctaaccctaatcccaaccctaatcccaacacacccctaaccctaatcccaaccctaaccataaccctaaccccaacacacccctaacccttatcccaaacctaactacaagcctaaccctaattctaacacacccctaaccgtaatcttaaccctaatcccaactctaatcccaaccctaaccacaacacttccccaacacacccctaaccctaatcccaaccctaaccacaagcctaaccctaattccaacgcaaccctaatcttaaccctaatcccaaccccaactctaatcccaaccctaattccaaccctaaccctaaggctatgtaccaacattgcggattcgtgtgcggatttttccgcaccgtttttttttcctattgaggagcaggtgtaaaacgctgcggaatccgcacaaagaattgacatgctgcggaaaatacaactcagtgttgccgcacggtattttccgcaccatgggcacagcggattttgttttccataggtttacatggtactgtacaacacattgaaaactgctgcaaataagcagcggccaatccgctgcggatccgcagccaaatccgcaccgtgtgcacataccctaattccaaccctaactctaattccaaccctaaccctaatgctatgtgccaacgttgcggattcgtgtgtggatttttccgcaccgttttttgtgagaatttcacctgcggttttacacctgcggattcctattgaggagcaggtgtaaaatgctgcggaatccacacaaagaattgacatgctgaggaaaatacaactcagcattTCCTCACGGTATTTTCAgcatcatgggcacagcggatttggttttccataggtttacatggtactgtacaacgcatggaaaactgctgcaaatccgcagccaaatccgcaccgtgtgcacataccctaattccaaccctaaacctaattccaaccctaattctaaccctaaatctaaccataattctaaccataaatctaaccctaaccataattctaaccctaattttaaccctaaccctcattctaaccctaacactaattctaaccctaattctaaccctaaccctagttctaaccctaatactaaccctaaatctaaccctaattctatccctaaccctaattctaaccctagttctaaccctaaccctagttctaaccctaattctaaccctaacactaattctaaccctaaccctaattctaaccctaaccctagttccaaccctaaccctagttcaaaccctaaccctaattctaagcctaaccctaaatctaaccttagttctaaccctaaccctaattctaaccctaaccctagttctaaccctgtgggggtgataaagggggggttatttactatttttttattttgatcactgtgatacgttctatcacagtgatcaaaatgtacctcgggaatgaatgaatctgccggccggcattttggaagatggcggtgcccatcgctAAAGACCGCCGGCACTGGGAGGGATGCCAGGACTCGGAAGACAGAGGGGGTGAGATCAGACAGCGGGGGGACGGAGGACAGGATGGGGtggaggacaggatggaggggaaaGGAGGGCTGACGGCggtggcagatcgccgctgtcagtcggtggtggatcggggtctccagccatggccgatgatattgcagcattggccatggctggattgtaatatttcagcatGTTTCACTGGTGAAACATTACAAATTGctccgattggctgttgaaagtgaaacagccaatcagagtgatcgtagccacgtgggggcaaagccacccccccccggCTGAAGTCTCTCTccctctgtccctgcaggtcgggtgaaattacagttaaccctttcacccagcctgcagggaagcgatcattctgtgacgcagcatatgcatcacaggtcggattggcaccgactttcatgacgcatacactgtgtcacaggtgaggaaggggttaactaatgtcgTTACTCACATAACTCTTCACATATTGACAACGGTATTGTCCTTGTCACAGACACTACGTACTACCATATGACACCACTTATTCACTCTCACAATGCCCTGCAGCTCCTCCTATCAACCTTTGTGCATGCCAACCATACATGCTAATGACTTTGATGTCATTTTATGTCTCCATTCTGGCTAGAGCTCCGATAACGGCATTTCAATAGCTGCAAAGCTAGTTAACGAAAGGTTTTCCAAGATGGCAGCTCACTCCGATATGGCTGTTCAACATATTTAGTACAGATCATTCTTGTACAATGAGTGTTTATATTTTAAcatggccaaacatgaggaatgacaagaggttgtcctagcagtggtcaacccctttaagaagatatAATTTTCAGTTAAAATATTTccaacattttgaacatgaaaaagacttctcccctgtgtgatttcccTGATGTTTATTAAGAGTTGATTTCAGTGGAAAGGATTCCCCACATTaataacatgaaaaaggcttctcccttgtgtgagttctctgatgattaacaagacttgatttctggttaaaacatttcccacattctgaacatgaaaaaggcttctcccctgtgtgagttctctgatgactAATAAGATTtgatttcaggttaaaacatttcccacattctgaacaggaaaaaggcttctcccctgtgtgagttctctggtgcgtaacaaaatttgatttctggttaaaacatttcccacattctgaacatgaaaaaggcttctcccctgtgtgagttctctgatgattAATAacatttgatttctggttaaaacatttcccacattctgaacaggaaaaaggcttctcccctgtgtgagttctctggtgcttaacaaaatttgatttctcgatataacatttcccacattctgaacaggaaaaaggcttctcccctgtgtgcgttctttggtgcttaaccaaatctgatttctggatataacatttcccacattctgaacaggaaaaaggcttctcccctgcgtgagttctctggtgcttaacaaaccTTGATTTatcattaaaacatttcccacattctgaacaggaaaaaggcttctcccctgtgtgagttctctggtgcttaaccaaatctgatttctggataaaacattttccacattctgaacaggaaaaaggcttctcccctgtgtgagttctctggtgcttaacaaaatgtgatttgtagttaaaacatttcccacattctgaacatgaaaaaggcttatcccctgtgtgagttctatggtgattaaccaaatctgatttctggttaaaacatttcccacattctgaacaggaaaaaggcttctcccctgtgtgagttatctgATGATTAACAAGACGTGATTTatctacaaaacatttcccacattctgaacagcaaaaagacttcttccctgtgtgagttctttggtgcttaatcaaatctgatttctggataaaacatttcccacatcctgaacaggaaaaaggcttatcccctgtgtgagttctatggtgattaaccaaatctgatttctggttaaaacatttctcacattctgaacaggaaaaaggcttctcccctgtgtgagttctctgatgattaataaaatttgatttctggttaaaacatttcccacattctgaacaggaaaaaggcttctcccctgtgtgagttctctgatgattaataaaatttgatttctggttaaaacatttcccacattctgaacagcaaaaagacttcttccctgtgtgagttctttggtgcttaatcaaatctgatttctggataaaacatttcccacatcctgaacaggaaaaaggcttatcccctgtgtgagttctatggtgattaaccaaatctgatttctggttaaaacatttcccacattctgaacaggaaaaaggcttctcccctgtgtgagttctctgatgattAACAAGACGTGATTTatctacaaaacatttcccacattctgaacagcaaaaagacttcttccctgtgtgagttctttggtgcttaatcaaatctgatttctggataaaacatttcccacatcctgaacaggaaaaaggcttctcccctgtgtgagttctttggtgtttaaCCAAATCCGATTTctcgataaaacatttcccacattctgaacaggaaaaaggcttctcccctgtgtgaattctctggtgcttaaccaaatcggaTTTCTGGTTAAcacatttcctacattctgaacatgaaaatcttGTCTCTGTTATGTGAATTTTTTCATGTTTTAAAAAACTATTTTTgagaaaactatttccatattctgaatatgaaaatggcttctttcctTTTGAACCAGTTAGTTTTTTAATGCTTATATTGTTATCTTGATATTCCTTAGTagttggtaatgaatcagaagacagaatctgtttcaaaggatcagatgacagatctttgctatgaagggatgatggtatatctggagtaatggcattcacttcaattgtatcctgtgtattatcaagatcatctgatttacaaactgaagatgtcagctgtccctctgatctcctggtacagccatctgctaaaaataaaaccaattaataattttgaataaaatatcctcAAATTTTAtacttttgaacatttctacttaaagctGTCCGTAAAAGTTACAAGCTTTTTAAAAATActgaattattcaccaagacaatgacagttcagtcTAATCGAAAGCCTCATGGTATGAACCAGTggagcgtggtgttcaactgtttgttcattctgcctcccaaacatggaataaaaagccaccaacAATGTTATGTAGGTGtaaattataccaataaaacttCTACTTATCTCACGAAATACAAGACACCACTAAGGTCCCTTCATCTGCCAGTggaaaaaaacaaaaggttcccacATTATTTGTGGCTCAAAACCTCTTGAAAAGTAATATgtaaccaatccagcaatatccgctctcccaaagtcaaatttccTCTCACTTCTGAGCTTTGTAGTGTGCCCAacccacatttagcatccatataTTTgccattactatagtgagaagaatccaTTTAATTTACGAtgcgtgtgtctcctggagcacaatctgggcactatgtgttggataATAAGATggcaaatgtgcaattttcacGTTGCAACATCCAGTGCAAGCTAATTTCTGTAAAGTGGgagtggagtcaaaatcgtcactactccCATAGAATAATTTactgagggttataatttccaaaatggagtcactttatggggatttttacTGCTTTAGTTTTCTGTAATTTTGTTATATTAGGGCATCTGCAAATGGTGTTTCCCCTCTCCACTGGAATCTGCTACTGCAATGTTTGATTATATCACCAGGCAGCGCCTTATTTATTGTGCAGGCGTTGCTGGTAATAGAGGTGACGTCGAAACTAGAAGCTCTGGTTGGTGCtggctctgtccagccactaagattagggtgtcTGAGACCAGTGGTAACATCCAGTCTGGCAGTGTGGGGttgtgtgctgtccagctggagcAATCTGCTACCTGCTTAAGCCAATTAGAAAGCACCGAACCCTACTAAAGTTTGAAGCATATTGTCAAAAggtgccagatacagccttgtttGCCTCTGGTTCAGTCTTCTGTGCTCAGCTCCCTGCTGTTGTATTTGTATGTTGTTGTGATCCCAGCTCGGTTACTGATACTCTTGCGGTGTCTAATTTTGTACTTTCTCTGACCTCCTGGTTATGACCCAACTACTTGAATATTCTTCTTGCCATCTCACACtacagaatagcaggtaacaccatggcccaagcctaggggtctctgtgtTCGTCCAGATCCATGTAGAAGGGTTAAAGGATGATGAGCAAAGCAATCCCTGGTATCAGGAAAATGGAGTAGGTAGCCAAGGCTTCTCATGGTGGCCATCTTTTGATCTGCTAGGTGATCACtaacagtgctcccaatacattgtgcCTGCAAACTATTTTAGCAAGATCTGCATTCAAATAGCtaattggcgctccttcctttcttagccctgccatgtgcccaataagTAGTCTATAACCATATATAGGGTATTGTCGGATTCAAGAGACGTTGAAAAATAATTTCGAAGGTCCATTGGTTTACTATTATCCTGGTGAAAATTCTCTGGGTTATTAGagtatgtagcttggtggctattgGGAATCTAAACAATCAtaagggccaatattttctgtcagatgagtttcaagaagaaatattagacattcatagagaactttttataatagtgcagagctgaggtgTCTTAAATTTAGATCTGAGGCATTTTGAAAGCGGTAATTGAGACCTTCTTTTAAAGGCTACCAGGTAAATGCAGACTCACATAAGTGAGGCAGGCCGATCCCACATCATCAAACTACCATACAAAAAGAACCTGTACAAAAAGAACTAGAATAAAAAAAACATGTTATATCCCCAACAACATATGTTTTGGAGAAAGGTCCATCACTAAACCAGAATTGCActtatttatggtggaccattggagctactgagcTCTGAAATTATTTATTGCTCCCCATATCAGGAGAGATTGTGTAGTAATCTCAATTCCTTATGATCgaaaacataatggaatttatTACGTGAAGTGAATctatgaaaccagggctcgagccatgccaacacatctcttgCAGGAGTAAAAAaaatggtaattagacctaccggtaactgtatttccaggaatccatcctgacagcaccatggaggatgtccttcttatccataatgggacaggaaacacgagaggttaaaaggacaccccccccaccacccctcagTGCTTTTCAAAGTAACACATCAGGAtgcatgcaaaaaataaggttTATTCCAGcaaaataatcaatcatacaaatgttacatcacattagtataAAGATAATGCAGTAGGGAGGGAAttaatagtgctgtcaggatggattcctggaaatacaattaccggtaggtctaattaccgttttacaGGTcatcacctgacagcaccatggagaaataCCAGCGGAGAACGGTATTAGGGCAGGACTGCTGCCTGAAGCACctttctaccaaaagctaactgtGTTGACACTACATCTAGCTTATAATGTTTCGAGAAGCTATTAAGGCTGGACCAAGAtgcagccttgcaaacctgttctgccgaggcccccctttttctgcccatggcgtggccatggccctagatgaatgagctctaaaggccccgtctcacatagcgatttaccagcgatcacgaccagcgatacgacctggccgtgatcgttggtaagtcgctgtgtggtcgctggggagctgtcacacagacagctctctccagcgaccaacgatcaggggaacgacttcggcatcgttgaaactgtcttcaacgatgccgaagtccccctgcagcacccgggtaaccagggtaaacatcgggttactaagcgcagggccgcgcttagtaacccgatgtttaccctggttaccaaaaaaaacaaacagtacatactcgcctttcggtgtcccttgtcgtctgcttcctgctctgactgagccgccgtacactgagagcagagcgcagcggtgacgtcaccgctgtgatctgctttcactttcactttgcggcgctcagtcagagcaggaagcagacagcaagggacctgacggacatcagatggtgagtatgtactgtttggttttttttacatttacgctggtaaccagggtaaacatcgggttactaagcgcggccctgcgcttagtaacccgatgtttaccctggttaccagtgaagacatcgctggatcggtgtcacacacaccgattcagcgatgtcagcgggacctcaacgaccaaaaaaaggtccaggccattccgacacgaccagcgatctcgcagcaggggcctgatcgctggtacgtgtcacacatagcgagatcgctactgaggtcgctgttgcgtcacaaaacttgtgactcagcagcgatctcgctagcgatctcgctatgtgagacggggccttagatTCACTAGGGAACTCTTTCCCTGCGCTTCATAGGCTAATCCAATTATAGATTTGATCCATCTCGCAATGGTTGCTTTAGATGCCTTTTTCCCTTTATTTGAGCCTCTAAACTGAACAAAAAGATTGTTAT contains:
- the LOC143766586 gene encoding uncharacterized protein LOC143766586 → MDMDKDKMVERILHLTLEILFRLTGEDYTVVKKISSERCQDPVSEGCGRPLSRIMGPPPHPLIHEEINDQKILELTYKMIELLTGEISIRCRDVAVYFSMEEWEYLEGHKDLYKDVVMEDPQHLTSPDLSIKRTTPERCPHPILPQDCKKENPNVPLDHQGEDLTHINTTETYVRGDECYKEEIPTYDYPADGCTRRSEGQLTSSVCKSDDLDNTQDTIEVNAITPDIPSSLHSKDLSSDPLKQILSSDSLPTTKEYQDNNISIKKLTGSKGKKPFSYSEYGNSFLKNSFLKHEKIHITETRFSCSECRKCVNQKSDLVKHQRIHTGEKPFSCSECGKCFIEKSDLVKHQRTHTGEKPFSCSGCGKCFIQKSDLIKHQRTHTGKKSFCCSECGKCFVDKSRLVNHQRTHTGEKPFSCSECGKCFNQKSDLVNHHRTHTGDKPFSCSGCGKCFIQKSDLIKHQRTHTGKKSFCCSECGKCFNQKSNFINHQRTHTGEKPFSCSECGKCFNQKSNFINHQRTHTGEKPFSCSECEKCFNQKSDLVNHHRTHTGDKPFSCSGCGKCFIQKSDLIKHQRTHTGKKSFCCSECGKCFVDKSRLVNHQITHTGEKPFSCSECGKCFNQKSDLVNHHRTHTGDKPFSCSECGKCFNYKSHFVKHQRTHTGEKPFSCSECGKCFIQKSDLVKHQRTHTGEKPFSCSECGKCFNDKSRFVKHQRTHAGEKPFSCSECGKCYIQKSDLVKHQRTHTGEKPFSCSECGKCYIEKSNFVKHQRTHTGEKPFSCSECGKCFNQKSNVINHQRTHTGEKPFSCSECGKCFNQKSNFVTHQRTHTGEKPFSCSECGKCFNLKSNLISHQRTHTGEKPFSCSECGKCFNQKSSLVNHQRTHTREKPFSCY